The Acipenser ruthenus chromosome 38, fAciRut3.2 maternal haplotype, whole genome shotgun sequence genomic sequence GTTGCACAGGTCAGTATCACAGCAGGTGTTTGTGAAGGTGAAGTTGATTCCCATGGCAAACTTCTCTCCTGTCAGGCCACACAGAGTGGGCAATACACAGCTCTTCTCATAGAGCACTATCTGTAATCCACCTGCAGGGGGCGATGAGAGGGCGATTGTAATAGCATGTACACACGAAGATACAAAGATACTGGGGCTGATATGTGTCACACGGGTCTGTGGCAGACAACTAGACCTGAAGAGCCGTGCCTGAACTCGTCAGACTTCTCAAATTATAGAAAACACGAGATATGTAAGTAATTGcaaaaatcaaatgtattttgaggctactgattatttaatttagttgtttggcacaataaaaagccttaattattattattactattattatcatcattattattattattattatttgtagtagtatCGTTGTTCTAGTATCATGTGCTTAGTATTATTATAAGTAGTATTGTTTGTATTAAAATTCATGCTGGTGtgattttttcaattattattttttaaaagaatctgAAAAAGATGTGTcatcaaaatacaaatataatttttaaaaagtacaagttgAGGGTGTCATTGCTATAGATTTTCACCAGGAGGCCGAATTGAAAACAGGTCGCTATATGACCTTAGATTGCCGGACTAAGAAAGTTAGCCATTTTGATAAAGCAAGTCCTAGTAATGGACATCAGTTGAACTGAAGCTAACACCCGCCATCTTGGTAGAGGAAATCTTGttacaagacagacagacagacagccagccagACAAACCTTTCCTGCCGATAGCAGCACTGGACAGACAGCGATTTCCAGAAGGACAGGTTCTGGGGTATTTGATACAGTCGATTGGGGAGATAGCTGGAAAAACgcaggtgtagcatttcaagCCTTCTCCTGCAGGGggcgagagagagcgcgagagaaaCAAATTGGACAGATCAGATCATATCTTAAACCTAGTCCAGAATTAGTGACCACAAACGGCAGCTAGAAACTGTCAACATACAAAAGAGAGAATAACTACAATATTAGTGTTATATTGTGcagatatttttgttttatttctgtatttgctcAATCTGTCAtttcattcattctttcttttttttctttctttctttctttctttctttctttctttctttctaatcaaATTCAGATGACATGTGATTAATAAAGACAGCTGTATTTCCACCCcgataaaaataaacacagtctgCAACAGTGCCATCCTTTATTTGCTTGCTGTTTGATTATTTCATCCAGCAGCGGCTTGACTCACCCAAAGGGAAGAGAGTGGCAACCATCAACGCGAATAACAGGATTTGACGCATGAAGAgactctttctttccttctttctttccttctctctctcagtcCAAGTGTTGCAAGTTCATAGAGCGTCTTTGTTTAAACCCAATATATAAACtccacccccccccaccacccccagtATATTTAATTACATTAGAGTTGACAGAACAGTCACTATGCTTGACAATGCTCGCATCTTTACCacgctttactacactttgcagtgtttttactatgctttactacaaaCCCTGGGCTTTTACCAGAGGGATAccaaagcagtaaactttgagaagaggctggttcattatcttctctgtgctacactgtgctgtgcttttactaggatATACtaaagcagtaaactttgagaaggggctggttcattatcttctctgtgctttactacactgtgctgtgcttttaccaaggGGTACTAAAGCAATACattttgagaaggggctggttcattatcttctctgtccTACACTGTGCTGTAGCACAGGGCTATCCAagcagtaatattttaaaaggagctggttcattatcttctctgtgctttcctTTAGGGCCTGTCCTCCAGCTCGTCAGGGTGGGGTTATTAAATTAGCGCTAATGGCTGTTGATTCAATTCCTGATGGAGATCATCTGATGTGATCTCATGACTGGAAACAGACTGCCACAAAACAGGGAGGCTTAGAATGAAAGCAATTGCTGTGGGGAGATCACATGAGATACAGCAACGGCACGCTGCAGACCTGTACAAGCACCGCGCTAGCACAGCATTGCAAGCGCAGCGTACAGAATCCGTGCATCTAGCTCTGCTCCCTTCGCTTTGTGCATGTCTGCAGTCATGCTTGTTATTGCAGACACTCATAAACTGCGCGAGCTGCTTTCACCGCCAGCTGCCTGCAGCCTAGGCCAGATCTGTGTGCTTATAGAAGAGTCAGCGGGGTCTGTCACTTTGGGTCAAGTTTCCACTTGTTATTCTAGCAAATACACTGTGCTCTAGACGAGCCTAGCCCGTCACTGTAAAACAAATATCGTATTTTAAAGGTACATTTACCTTAATATTGACTttaaactgtatttgtagattCATTCTAGTTTCTATTTCTGTATTAGTAAATGCAcatcgttttttttaaaaagtattttacacaacatctgctgtattattgaattgtggtttgtcacacttgaacaaaaaatgattgtatttcttgctcttattgtattacttgtattgtaacacttgaatgtattttgtatttgcttgcgattgtaagtcgccctggataagggcgtctgctaagaaataaataaataataataataataataataataataataataataataataataactattgaACAACTTTTaccgtaattaaaaaaaaaaactgaaaaacaacagGTCAATATAAGTTATACTTTCACGGTCTAGCAGTTGTCAGATAAAATATGCAAATAATGTATCTCACTCGTgcagaatgtgtttatttttatcgGGGCGGAAGTACATCTGTTTTTAATAATCGCTTGTGACCTGAAATTGCGACAAGGCGCTCTtagataaaaagaaagaaaaacagaaaaaaatgaaagataGAAAAGGCGTGATCTTgtgggagatagagagagagagagagagagagagagacagacagatggtGTGTTGCGCAAATCCTTACGCTTCTAATTCAGATGTTCAGCGTTCCCAGCCAAAATCTCCTGTCAGAACAGTATTAATATAATCCCCTGTGACTCACCAGACTCCACCCTCAACCTCCGCTTGTGTTACTGTAATACCACAAGCTGCAACATTACGAAACGAGCAAAAATCACCTCTTAATGAACAGGACCTGTATGGATCACGGGTTTGCTATTGCTAGCTAGCAGCTATACCATAACATTAGCTATAACACAGTGAAAATGAACTGAAATTACCATAGCAGCTATACCCCAAAGTATTTGAAAATGTAATCAGACTTTGctattttaattacattgttGGTACATTTTCAAGATATCAAAATCGCAGTGAGttgtattttaaatgcagtatGTGTACGGTACTGTAGTTGTGTCCAGTAC encodes the following:
- the LOC117433915 gene encoding protein Bouncer-like, which encodes MRQILLFALMVATLFPLGEGLKCYTCVFPAISPIDCIKYPRTCPSGNRCLSSAAIGRKGGLQIVLYEKSCVLPTLCGLTGEKFAMGINFTFTNTCCDTDLCNSAPVWRQKSSAPCLALLSLIITAVITYF